From a single Gemmatimonadota bacterium genomic region:
- a CDS encoding FAD-dependent oxidoreductase, whose protein sequence is MTRVAIIGSGVSGLVVARGLRSTHDITVFEADRRIGGHVHTWTVERESRTWAIDSGFIVYNERNYPHFTRLIAELGVPTQPSTMSFSVRHDGADLEYNGSTIRQLFAQKRNLLRPSFLRMLTEILRFNREATAAAGSLGDAPIRELLDRGGYSAAFRDWYLLPMGSAIWSIPASTVLAMPARFFVQFFSNHGMLTVDDRPEWRVVSGGSSRYVGALVAPFRDQIRTGSPVRRVSRFADRVEVNGEAFDRVVLACHSDQALAILAEATPLERELLGSLPYQANEAVLHTDASVLPRRRAAWGAWNYRLGHDAGSPAVVTYNMNLLQSLEAPVTFCVTLNGDHLIDPAQVIGRVQYHHPVATVAGAAARARRSEVSGAGRTHYCGAYWGNGFHEDGVASGLAVVSEIGSP, encoded by the coding sequence GTGACCAGAGTCGCCATCATCGGCAGCGGCGTGTCCGGACTGGTCGTAGCCCGGGGCCTTCGTTCGACCCACGACATCACCGTGTTCGAGGCCGACCGCCGGATCGGCGGGCACGTCCATACCTGGACCGTGGAGCGCGAGAGCCGGACCTGGGCCATCGATTCCGGTTTCATCGTGTACAACGAGCGGAACTACCCCCACTTCACCCGGCTCATCGCCGAGCTCGGGGTTCCGACCCAACCCAGCACGATGAGCTTCAGCGTGCGGCATGACGGCGCCGATCTCGAGTACAACGGCTCGACCATTCGACAACTCTTTGCCCAAAAGCGGAACCTGCTCCGGCCGTCGTTCCTCCGGATGCTCACGGAGATCCTCCGCTTCAATCGCGAGGCGACGGCGGCGGCCGGAAGCCTTGGCGATGCGCCGATTCGCGAGTTGCTGGATCGCGGTGGATATTCCGCCGCATTCCGCGATTGGTATCTGCTCCCGATGGGGTCGGCGATCTGGTCGATCCCCGCTTCGACCGTGCTCGCGATGCCGGCCCGGTTCTTCGTACAGTTCTTTTCCAATCACGGCATGCTCACGGTGGACGACCGGCCCGAGTGGCGAGTGGTCTCCGGAGGGTCGTCGCGGTATGTCGGGGCCCTGGTGGCGCCGTTTCGCGACCAGATCCGGACGGGGTCGCCGGTTCGCCGGGTCAGCCGATTCGCCGACCGGGTCGAGGTCAACGGCGAGGCGTTCGACCGGGTCGTCCTGGCCTGTCACAGCGATCAAGCGCTCGCGATCCTGGCTGAGGCTACCCCGCTGGAGCGGGAGCTACTCGGATCGCTCCCCTATCAAGCCAACGAGGCCGTGCTCCACACCGATGCCTCGGTGCTCCCGCGACGGCGGGCGGCGTGGGGAGCCTGGAACTACCGGCTGGGCCATGATGCCGGGTCGCCGGCTGTCGTGACCTATAACATGAACCTGCTCCAGTCCCTCGAGGCGCCGGTCACGTTCTGCGTCACCCTCAACGGCGACCATCTGATCGATCCGGCCCAAGTGATCGGCCGGGTGCAATACCACCATCCGGTCGCGACCGTAGCAGGGGCCGCGGCGCGGGCTCGCCGGAGTGAAGTGAGTGGCGCCGGACGGACCCACTACTGCGGGGCGTACTGGGGCAACGGCTTTCACGAAGACGGGGTCGCCAGCGGGCTGGCGGTCGTCTCGGAGATTGGGTCGCCGTGA
- a CDS encoding DUF1365 domain-containing protein, whose amino-acid sequence MNSCLYRGTIRHRRLSPVSHTFRYPLFMCYLDLAELPALFDQRWLWSARRPSVAWFRRADYLGDPSIPLDTAVRDLVTERTGRRPTGAIRLLTHLRYFGVAMNPVSFYYCHDPAGRGIEAIVAEITNTPWGERHAYVLVPGPEQQTARSIGFRLVKEFHVSPFLPMEMGYDWTFSAPGERLAVHMKNLSRGGRVFDATLALRREPITTGSLAAALARHPWMTASVALGIYWQALRLWLKRAPFHVHPSLRKTHDVADRAR is encoded by the coding sequence GTGAACAGTTGCCTCTATCGCGGCACCATCCGCCACCGACGGCTCTCACCGGTGTCGCACACGTTCCGGTATCCGCTGTTCATGTGCTACCTCGATCTGGCCGAGCTCCCCGCGCTGTTCGACCAGCGCTGGCTTTGGTCGGCCCGCCGGCCATCCGTGGCATGGTTCCGCCGTGCGGACTATCTCGGCGATCCGTCGATCCCCCTCGACACCGCGGTTCGCGATCTCGTCACCGAGAGAACCGGCCGCCGGCCGACCGGCGCGATCCGACTCCTCACCCACCTCCGCTACTTCGGCGTGGCGATGAACCCGGTGAGCTTCTACTACTGCCACGACCCGGCCGGCCGGGGCATCGAGGCGATCGTGGCGGAAATCACCAACACGCCGTGGGGCGAACGACACGCGTACGTCCTGGTGCCGGGGCCCGAGCAGCAGACCGCCCGCTCGATCGGATTCCGGCTCGTCAAGGAGTTTCACGTTTCGCCGTTTCTGCCGATGGAGATGGGCTACGACTGGACTTTCTCCGCGCCCGGCGAACGACTGGCCGTGCACATGAAGAATCTGAGCCGCGGTGGCCGGGTGTTCGATGCGACGCTCGCTCTTCGGCGGGAGCCGATCACCACCGGCTCACTGGCAGCGGCGCTGGCCCGTCATCCCTGGATGACCGCCTCGGTGGCCCTCGGCATTTACTGGCAAGCGCTCCGGCTTTGGCTCAAGCGGGCGCCGTTCCACGTTCACCCCTCGCTCCGGAAGACCCATGACGTTGCTGACCGCGCTCGCTGA
- a CDS encoding class I SAM-dependent methyltransferase — translation MTLLTALAERALMPRLAHLTEGRLVLRDGARTATFGRGAAQPIEVVVHDRRFYQSVAFGGHIGAGEAYAEGWWTTDDLTGLVRLLAQNRGALDGLETGWARLAQPLRRLLHAMNRNTRSGSRRNIQAHYDLSNDFFQTFLDETLTYSCGIFEQPDMTMSEASLAKYDRLAALVDLGPDDHVVEIGTGWGGFAVRAAARFGCRVTTTTISAEQFRFASQRVADAGLTDRVTVLNRDYRDLEGSFDKLVSIEMIEAVGHEHYDTFFAKCSELLAPNGLAAIQSITIQDHLYEAARREVDFIKRHIFPGSCIPSRAVLRQAAERIGLTLVRADDIGRHYAETLRRWRANFRASHDRITALGFDDRFQRLWDFYFCYCEGGFLDGAIGNAQLTFAKAAAAGRRIVAPDVAKFEMVAG, via the coding sequence ATGACGTTGCTGACCGCGCTCGCTGAACGGGCGTTGATGCCCCGCCTCGCCCACCTGACGGAGGGCCGGCTCGTCCTTCGCGACGGCGCCCGAACAGCAACGTTCGGCCGCGGTGCCGCCCAGCCGATCGAGGTGGTGGTCCACGACCGGCGGTTCTACCAATCGGTGGCGTTCGGCGGTCACATCGGCGCGGGCGAGGCCTATGCTGAAGGCTGGTGGACCACCGACGACCTGACCGGCCTGGTCCGGCTGCTGGCCCAGAATCGCGGCGCCCTCGACGGCTTAGAAACCGGCTGGGCTCGCCTTGCCCAACCGCTCCGGCGGCTCCTCCACGCCATGAACCGGAACACCCGGAGCGGGAGCCGCCGGAACATCCAGGCCCACTACGACCTCAGCAACGATTTCTTCCAGACCTTCCTCGACGAGACCCTGACGTACTCATGCGGGATCTTCGAGCAACCCGACATGACGATGAGCGAGGCCTCACTCGCCAAGTATGACCGTCTGGCCGCCTTGGTTGACCTCGGGCCGGACGATCATGTCGTTGAAATCGGGACCGGCTGGGGCGGGTTCGCGGTCCGAGCCGCCGCCCGGTTCGGCTGCCGGGTCACCACCACCACGATTTCGGCGGAGCAGTTCCGGTTCGCGAGCCAGCGCGTAGCCGATGCCGGGCTGACCGACCGGGTCACGGTCCTCAACCGGGACTATCGCGATCTCGAGGGCTCCTTCGACAAGCTGGTCTCGATCGAGATGATCGAGGCGGTTGGCCATGAGCACTACGATACTTTTTTTGCCAAGTGTTCCGAGCTCCTCGCGCCCAACGGCCTGGCCGCGATCCAATCGATCACGATCCAGGACCATCTGTACGAGGCGGCCCGCCGCGAAGTGGACTTCATCAAGCGGCACATTTTCCCGGGCAGTTGTATTCCCTCTCGCGCGGTGCTCCGTCAGGCCGCCGAACGGATCGGGCTCACCTTGGTCCGGGCCGACGACATCGGCCGCCACTACGCCGAGACGTTGCGCCGGTGGCGAGCCAACTTCCGGGCGAGCCACGACCGGATCACCGCGCTCGGATTCGACGACCGGTTCCAGCGCCTCTGGGACTTCTACTTCTGCTACTGCGAGGGCGGTTTCCTCGACGGGGCTATCGGAAACGCCCAGTTGACCTTCGCCAAGGCCGCCGCGGCGGGCCGGCGGATCGTCGCGCCGGATGTGGCCAAGTTCGAGATGGTGGCCGGATGA
- a CDS encoding class I SAM-dependent methyltransferase, producing MTSLLRSGLALAERGLVPTPLLRRAIRGLCEDRLDELRTAGGLDRFIATLEGAPIALLPDQANAQHYEVASDFFSLVLGRRLKYSSCLYGPGIDTLDAAEEAMLALTCERAMLEDGQDVLELGCGWGSLSAFMARRYPRSRIVAVSNSATQRAFIEARRLPNLEVRTADMNGFDPGRQFDRIVSVEMFEHMRDWPTLLGRVGGWLHPAGRLFVHVFCHAREAYPFDTEGDDNWMGRYFFSGGMMPAYDLLPRLAGPALRLEERWWVDGTHYQRTAAGWRANQEARRDEVLRVLRTHYGREAGLWYHRWRMFFLACEELFGYRGGAEWGVGHYRLVRPPASGTV from the coding sequence ATGACGTCGCTGCTCAGGTCGGGCCTCGCGCTCGCCGAACGGGGGCTGGTTCCGACTCCGCTGCTCCGCCGGGCCATCCGCGGCCTCTGCGAAGATCGTCTCGACGAGCTCCGGACCGCGGGGGGCCTCGACCGGTTCATCGCGACGCTCGAGGGGGCGCCGATTGCGCTCCTCCCCGACCAGGCCAACGCCCAGCACTACGAAGTGGCCAGCGACTTCTTCTCGCTGGTCCTCGGCCGCCGGCTCAAGTACTCATCCTGCCTCTATGGACCTGGCATCGACACGCTCGACGCCGCGGAGGAGGCGATGCTCGCGCTGACCTGCGAGCGCGCCATGCTCGAAGACGGGCAGGACGTGCTCGAACTCGGCTGCGGCTGGGGCTCGCTCTCGGCCTTCATGGCTCGCCGCTATCCGCGGTCCCGGATCGTGGCGGTATCCAACTCGGCCACCCAGCGCGCCTTCATCGAGGCGCGGCGGCTCCCGAACCTCGAGGTGCGGACCGCGGACATGAACGGCTTCGATCCGGGCCGGCAGTTCGACCGGATCGTGAGTGTCGAGATGTTCGAACACATGCGGGACTGGCCCACGCTGCTTGGCCGGGTTGGCGGGTGGCTGCATCCGGCGGGCCGGCTCTTCGTGCATGTGTTCTGCCACGCCCGGGAGGCCTATCCCTTCGACACCGAGGGTGACGACAACTGGATGGGGCGGTACTTCTTTTCCGGCGGGATGATGCCGGCGTACGACCTGCTGCCTCGGCTCGCGGGGCCGGCGCTCAGGCTCGAGGAGCGGTGGTGGGTCGACGGGACCCACTACCAGCGCACCGCCGCCGGGTGGCGGGCGAATCAGGAGGCCCGCCGCGACGAGGTGCTCCGGGTGCTCCGGACCCACTACGGCCGCGAGGCGGGTCTCTGGTACCACCGCTGGCGGATGTTCTTCCTGGCGTGCGAAGAACTCTTCGGGTATCGAGGCGGCGCCGAGTGGGGCGTCGGCCACTACCGTCTGGTTAGGCCGCCGGCTTCGGGTACTGTTTGA
- a CDS encoding S9 family peptidase: MLMTRIGVLVTLAAAVAPRGSVSAQPAGPTLSVADYLDFERVGSPEISPDGKTVLYSRGFVDKVNDTWSGAIWQMNADGTKNRFLLTGGGAVWSPDGTRIAYVAASENPKGAQIFVRYMDAEGATTQITRLTESPGNLTWSPDGKWISFTSLVAKSSEWAIEMPAPPPNAKWTPAPRVADRLHYRADHQGYTDPGFTHLFVVPADGGSPRQITRGDWSVGAAFDGMIVGGSHSWTPDGQAILFDGFAEPNSDRNFRESNIYAVDVGSGTLKKLTTVKGSWMAPRVSPDGKMVAFAGRELLPVVWQTADLYVMNIDGSGSRDLTRAIDREMGAFGGADALWAPDGSGLYVAPGDRGTENVLFVPLAGPPRYLTTGNHSLSVSSIARTGEMVGIRSNFQQPGDVVRMTADKKGAVQITQLTQVNDDLLQGKKLATAEEIWYPSTGGAKIQGWIVKPPFFDPAKKYPMLLEIHGGPQGMYGVGFDMMWQTFAANGYVVLYLNPRGSTGYGDAFVRTIEKSYPGPDYDDLMAGVDTVLGRGYVDSKQLYVSGCSGGGALSSWMIGHTNRFAAAAVRCPVTNWIGMAGNADVPYFAYAFFDKPFWEDPMAWWKQSSLAYVGNVNTPTLLMTGVLDMRTPMPQTEDFYAALKVRGVPTKLLRFENEWHGTESVPSNWMRTMLYMMSWFKQYPKPAA; encoded by the coding sequence ATGCTGATGACTCGAATCGGAGTGCTCGTGACCCTGGCGGCCGCCGTGGCGCCGCGGGGATCGGTCTCGGCCCAACCGGCCGGCCCAACCCTCAGCGTGGCCGACTATCTCGATTTCGAACGGGTCGGGAGCCCGGAGATCTCCCCGGACGGGAAGACGGTGCTCTATTCGCGCGGGTTCGTCGACAAGGTCAACGACACCTGGAGCGGCGCCATCTGGCAGATGAACGCCGACGGCACCAAGAATCGGTTCTTGTTGACGGGTGGCGGGGCGGTCTGGTCGCCGGACGGCACCCGGATTGCGTATGTGGCGGCCTCCGAGAATCCGAAGGGCGCCCAGATCTTCGTCCGATATATGGATGCGGAAGGGGCTACGACCCAGATCACCCGGCTGACCGAGTCGCCGGGGAACCTCACCTGGTCGCCGGACGGCAAGTGGATCTCGTTCACGAGCTTGGTCGCGAAGTCATCCGAGTGGGCTATCGAGATGCCGGCCCCGCCGCCGAACGCCAAGTGGACCCCGGCGCCGCGGGTGGCGGACCGGCTTCACTACCGGGCCGACCACCAAGGCTACACCGATCCGGGGTTCACCCATCTGTTCGTGGTGCCGGCCGATGGCGGGTCGCCGCGCCAGATCACCCGCGGAGACTGGAGCGTCGGGGCCGCGTTCGATGGCATGATCGTCGGCGGAAGCCACAGCTGGACTCCGGACGGCCAGGCAATTCTCTTCGACGGCTTTGCCGAGCCGAACTCGGACCGGAACTTCCGCGAGTCGAATATTTACGCGGTCGACGTAGGGTCGGGCACCCTGAAGAAACTCACGACGGTCAAGGGTTCGTGGATGGCGCCCCGGGTGTCTCCGGACGGCAAGATGGTGGCCTTCGCGGGCCGGGAGCTGTTGCCGGTCGTGTGGCAGACCGCCGATCTCTACGTGATGAACATCGATGGCTCCGGCAGCCGGGATCTGACCCGAGCCATTGACCGGGAAATGGGCGCCTTTGGCGGGGCCGATGCGCTTTGGGCCCCCGACGGTAGCGGCCTCTACGTCGCCCCCGGAGACCGGGGCACTGAAAACGTCCTCTTCGTGCCGCTGGCCGGCCCGCCGCGGTATCTCACGACCGGCAATCACTCCCTCTCGGTGTCGAGCATCGCCCGGACCGGTGAAATGGTCGGGATCCGGTCGAACTTCCAGCAACCCGGCGACGTGGTGCGAATGACGGCCGACAAGAAAGGTGCCGTTCAGATCACCCAGTTGACCCAAGTGAACGACGACCTGCTCCAGGGCAAGAAACTCGCGACCGCCGAGGAGATTTGGTACCCGTCGACCGGCGGGGCCAAGATCCAGGGGTGGATCGTCAAGCCGCCGTTCTTCGATCCGGCTAAGAAGTATCCGATGCTGCTCGAGATCCATGGCGGCCCCCAGGGCATGTACGGCGTCGGCTTCGACATGATGTGGCAGACGTTCGCGGCCAACGGGTACGTGGTGCTCTACCTCAACCCGCGCGGCTCCACCGGCTACGGCGATGCCTTCGTCCGGACGATTGAAAAGTCCTACCCGGGGCCCGACTACGATGACCTGATGGCGGGCGTCGACACCGTGCTGGGCCGCGGCTACGTCGATTCGAAGCAGTTGTATGTGTCGGGGTGCAGCGGCGGCGGAGCGCTTTCGAGCTGGATGATCGGCCATACCAACCGGTTCGCGGCGGCGGCGGTGCGCTGCCCGGTCACCAATTGGATCGGCATGGCCGGCAACGCCGACGTGCCGTATTTCGCCTACGCCTTCTTCGACAAGCCGTTCTGGGAAGACCCGATGGCGTGGTGGAAGCAGTCGAGCCTCGCGTACGTGGGCAACGTCAACACCCCGACGCTCTTGATGACCGGCGTGCTCGACATGCGGACCCCGATGCCGCAGACCGAGGACTTCTACGCCGCACTCAAGGTCCGGGGGGTTCCGACCAAGCTGCTCCGGTTCGAGAACGAATGGCATGGCACCGAGTCGGTGCCGTCCAACTGGATGCGGACCATGCTCTACATGATGAGCTGGTTCAAACAGTACCCGAAGCCGGCGGCCTAA
- a CDS encoding nuclear transport factor 2 family protein — MLRLALVSLVALSLPAGSPTSAEIDAQVWSAVAASVVAGDIVAMGRTYHPAAVLVSNTGTKPIATTLADWGKDMVTAKKDGVRATVELRFDKRQDDATTAFEIGAFKYTTTDRAGKQTPSIRRMETLLVKTNGRWQIVMERQLDAITEAAWNQLPH; from the coding sequence ATGCTGCGACTTGCCCTGGTTTCCCTGGTTGCGCTCAGCTTGCCCGCGGGCAGTCCCACCAGCGCCGAAATCGACGCGCAGGTGTGGTCGGCGGTGGCGGCATCTGTCGTGGCCGGCGACATTGTCGCCATGGGCCGGACCTATCATCCAGCGGCGGTCCTGGTCAGCAACACCGGCACCAAGCCGATCGCCACGACGCTAGCGGATTGGGGCAAGGACATGGTGACGGCCAAGAAGGACGGGGTCCGGGCCACCGTGGAACTCCGGTTCGACAAGCGGCAGGATGATGCCACGACGGCGTTTGAGATCGGGGCGTTCAAGTACACGACCACGGACCGCGCCGGCAAGCAGACGCCGAGTATTCGCCGGATGGAGACTCTGCTGGTCAAGACGAATGGCCGCTGGCAGATCGTGATGGAGCGCCAGCTCGACGCCATCACCGAGGCTGCCTGGAACCAACTGCCGCACTGA
- a CDS encoding peptidase M14 encodes MNRTRSAGAWVLTALTLGGTPMPLAGQTAWADRVTLAERFQIGAIGQRRFTHDQFWRAVAPALASDRFVVTEVGRSMQGRELRTVTFGAGPVKVFLWSQMHGDEATATMALADVLAFLASTEASPLRDRVARDLTVTFLPMLNPDGAEVFQRENAAGIDINRDVRRLSSPEARVLKAVHDRIEPDFGFNLHDQNARTRVGQGEQAAIALLPPPADQARSYGPVRSRARQVAAWLATDFGHAVGGRIARYDDTFNPRAFGDLMQAWGTSTVLIESGALTGDPQKQRLRTLNAAAILGVLEAIAARSYERADPAAYESLPFNQGGASDLLVVGGSLVVPGAGALRADVAINFDDSVARVGGRVREVGDLEGTVALDTLDLSGRFLHPMPDAVLQAGGRVWVPIGSPARFIIRESADPASKELGRLP; translated from the coding sequence ATGAATCGTACTCGGAGTGCCGGGGCTTGGGTCCTGACGGCGTTGACGCTCGGAGGAACCCCGATGCCGCTCGCCGGCCAAACGGCTTGGGCCGATCGAGTCACCCTCGCCGAGCGATTCCAGATCGGAGCGATCGGCCAGCGCCGGTTCACCCACGACCAGTTCTGGCGCGCGGTGGCGCCCGCGCTCGCCTCGGACCGATTCGTCGTCACCGAGGTGGGCCGCTCGATGCAGGGGCGGGAACTCCGCACGGTCACCTTTGGCGCCGGCCCGGTCAAAGTGTTCCTCTGGTCGCAAATGCACGGCGACGAGGCCACCGCCACGATGGCCCTAGCGGATGTCTTGGCGTTTCTCGCCTCGACCGAGGCGAGCCCGCTGCGCGACCGGGTGGCCCGTGATCTGACGGTCACCTTTCTCCCGATGCTCAATCCCGATGGCGCCGAGGTCTTCCAGCGGGAGAATGCGGCGGGCATCGACATCAACCGGGATGTCCGCCGGCTCAGTAGTCCGGAAGCCCGGGTGCTCAAGGCGGTCCACGACCGGATCGAGCCGGATTTCGGATTCAATCTCCACGATCAAAACGCCCGAACCCGGGTCGGGCAGGGCGAGCAGGCGGCCATCGCGTTGCTACCGCCGCCGGCGGATCAGGCGCGGAGTTATGGACCAGTCCGGAGTCGGGCTCGGCAAGTGGCGGCCTGGCTCGCCACCGATTTCGGTCACGCGGTCGGCGGCCGGATCGCGCGGTATGACGACACCTTCAATCCCCGGGCGTTTGGCGACCTGATGCAGGCTTGGGGGACCAGCACCGTGCTGATCGAGAGCGGCGCCCTGACCGGCGACCCCCAGAAGCAACGACTTCGGACCCTGAACGCCGCGGCGATTCTCGGCGTGCTGGAAGCGATTGCCGCCCGGAGTTACGAGCGGGCCGACCCGGCGGCGTACGAGTCGTTGCCCTTCAATCAGGGCGGGGCCTCCGATCTCTTGGTGGTGGGAGGCTCGCTCGTCGTGCCGGGTGCGGGGGCGCTCCGGGCCGATGTGGCGATCAACTTCGACGATTCGGTGGCCCGGGTTGGTGGCCGGGTCCGGGAGGTTGGCGATCTCGAGGGGACGGTTGCCCTCGATACCCTCGACTTGTCAGGGCGATTCCTGCATCCGATGCCGGATGCGGTCCTCCAGGCCGGCGGGCGGGTCTGGGTTCCGATCGGGTCGCCGGCGCGCTTCATCATTCGGGAATCCGCCGATCCGGCGTCGAAAGAACTTGGGCGGCTACCCTGA
- the psd gene encoding phosphatidylserine decarboxylase encodes MMKVSSLAQYLLPHRFLSDLACRIAQSETPWIKRRVIRAVLANFDVNLGEAADPNPDNYPSFGAFFTRALKPGARVPDPDPKTLLMPADGKVSQCGRIENGRIFQAKGHDYTAAELLGDADLASAYRNGSFMNIYLSPRDYHRVHMPWTGTLAETLHVPGRLFSVSPGTVADVPRLFARNERLVCHFDTDLGPMCSVMVGALLVSGVATVWNGVNIPEYADQPKRTVFRGQNIRLERFAEMARFNYGSTVILLFPEGAVNLDRFDHQAPSVLGRRMGVVSSGA; translated from the coding sequence ATGATGAAAGTGTCGTCCCTGGCGCAGTATCTGCTGCCCCATCGCTTTCTGTCGGACCTGGCCTGCCGGATTGCTCAGTCGGAAACTCCCTGGATCAAACGCCGGGTCATCCGGGCCGTGTTGGCCAACTTCGATGTCAACCTGGGCGAAGCGGCCGATCCGAACCCCGACAACTACCCGAGTTTCGGCGCCTTCTTCACCCGCGCACTGAAGCCCGGCGCCCGGGTACCGGACCCTGATCCGAAGACCCTGTTGATGCCGGCCGACGGCAAGGTCAGCCAGTGTGGCCGAATCGAGAACGGACGAATCTTCCAGGCCAAGGGCCACGACTACACCGCCGCCGAGCTGCTCGGGGACGCCGATTTGGCGTCGGCGTATCGGAACGGCTCGTTCATGAACATCTATCTCTCGCCCCGCGACTATCACCGCGTCCACATGCCGTGGACCGGTACCTTAGCCGAAACGCTGCACGTGCCCGGGCGCCTGTTCAGCGTGTCACCGGGTACGGTGGCCGATGTGCCGCGGCTGTTTGCCAGGAACGAGCGGCTGGTGTGCCACTTCGACACTGACTTGGGGCCGATGTGCTCGGTGATGGTCGGCGCGCTATTGGTGTCGGGTGTGGCAACGGTGTGGAACGGTGTCAATATTCCGGAGTACGCCGACCAACCCAAGCGGACCGTTTTCCGGGGGCAAAACATCCGATTGGAGCGGTTCGCCGAAATGGCCCGCTTCAACTACGGCTCCACCGTGATCCTCCTGTTCCCGGAAGGGGCCGTGAATCTCGATCGGTTCGACCACCAAGCCCCGTCGGTCCTTGGCCGGCGGATGGGCGTTGTTTCGAGCGGAGCTTAG
- a CDS encoding CocE/NonD family hydrolase encodes MTRFRLVLGALAGLTAGAHAQTANGPIPAPVAKYQVAIQKDVMVPMRDGIRLATDIYRPEGAGDRLPVILMRTPYNKATYGGATAPAAFFASQGYTVVTQDVRGQYGSEGFYRVQLADARDGYDAIDWIVKQPWATANVGMYGCSYLGEVQYLLSARRHPALKAMIPQAASGATGSAGDYYTNFGTYDGGALTLSSIFGWFGFAGHRIRAPANTAVGISNVPKINFAAMLKTLPTATLAERAGFPLSDFKDFVTHPPADPYWAPIGYLKDTDEFDTPALHVNSWLDVTPEQTLHVANLMRMNAATARGRDNQFVIMSPTTHCGSERAGNPTKVGDREFGDSRQPYFQIYLDWFDHWLKGVDNGVTRRPKFQYYVMGENRWRESPSWPVPGMKQVNYYLSATGALEPRLPVGGSQNFVYDPANPLPSRGGTICCTGNPADQPGIFDQTDLETRPDLLVYSTPVLTKPVTMAGTVSATIYLGSNAKDTDLVAKLIDVDEQGRSWNVVSGIKRVRYRNGMATPAFMEPGQIYPVTISLKATAYRFLPGHRIRLWISSSDFPMYDRNLNTGGDNVTETTWVKATNTLHYGSKQASVLVLPLLPE; translated from the coding sequence ATGACCCGATTCCGCTTGGTACTCGGTGCCCTCGCGGGCCTCACGGCTGGGGCGCACGCGCAAACCGCCAACGGCCCGATTCCGGCTCCCGTCGCCAAGTACCAAGTCGCGATCCAGAAGGACGTGATGGTCCCGATGCGCGACGGGATCCGGCTCGCCACCGATATCTACCGCCCCGAAGGCGCCGGCGACCGGCTCCCGGTCATTCTCATGAGGACGCCGTACAACAAGGCAACCTACGGCGGGGCCACCGCGCCGGCCGCCTTCTTTGCCAGCCAGGGCTACACGGTGGTGACCCAGGACGTCCGCGGGCAGTACGGCTCGGAAGGATTCTACCGGGTCCAACTAGCCGACGCCCGCGACGGCTACGACGCGATCGACTGGATCGTCAAGCAGCCCTGGGCCACCGCGAACGTCGGCATGTACGGTTGCTCCTACCTCGGTGAAGTCCAGTACTTGCTCTCGGCGCGCCGGCACCCCGCGCTCAAGGCCATGATTCCGCAGGCGGCCAGCGGAGCCACCGGATCGGCCGGCGACTACTATACCAATTTCGGCACCTACGACGGCGGCGCGCTGACCCTGAGTTCAATCTTCGGATGGTTCGGCTTTGCGGGCCATCGGATCAGAGCCCCGGCCAACACCGCCGTCGGGATCTCGAATGTGCCCAAGATCAACTTTGCCGCGATGCTCAAGACCCTGCCGACGGCCACCTTGGCCGAGCGAGCCGGGTTTCCACTGAGCGATTTCAAGGACTTCGTGACCCACCCGCCCGCCGACCCGTACTGGGCCCCGATCGGATACTTGAAAGACACCGACGAGTTCGACACCCCGGCGCTCCACGTCAACTCGTGGCTCGACGTCACGCCGGAGCAAACCCTCCATGTCGCCAATTTGATGCGGATGAACGCGGCGACGGCGCGGGGACGCGACAATCAGTTCGTCATCATGTCGCCGACGACGCACTGCGGCAGCGAGCGGGCCGGCAATCCTACCAAGGTGGGCGACCGCGAGTTCGGCGACAGCCGGCAGCCGTATTTCCAAATCTATCTCGATTGGTTCGATCACTGGCTCAAGGGCGTCGACAACGGCGTCACCAGACGGCCCAAGTTTCAGTACTATGTGATGGGCGAAAATCGGTGGCGGGAATCGCCGTCGTGGCCGGTGCCCGGCATGAAGCAGGTCAACTACTATCTGAGCGCCACCGGGGCGCTGGAGCCGCGTTTACCGGTCGGGGGCAGCCAGAACTTCGTCTACGATCCGGCCAATCCCCTGCCCTCTCGTGGCGGCACCATCTGCTGCACCGGCAACCCCGCTGACCAGCCCGGGATTTTCGACCAAACCGATCTCGAAACGAGACCCGACCTCCTGGTCTACTCGACCCCGGTGTTAACCAAACCGGTAACCATGGCCGGCACCGTCAGTGCCACGATCTATCTCGGATCCAACGCCAAAGACACCGACCTCGTGGCCAAGCTCATCGACGTTGATGAGCAGGGCCGGTCGTGGAACGTGGTGAGCGGGATCAAGCGGGTGCGGTACCGAAACGGGATGGCCACGCCGGCCTTTATGGAACCGGGTCAGATCTATCCGGTGACCATCAGCCTCAAAGCCACGGCCTACCGATTCCTCCCGGGGCACCGAATCCGGCTCTGGATCTCGAGCAGTGATTTCCCGATGTACGACCGGAACCTCAACACCGGCGGCGACAACGTCACCGAGACCACCTGGGTGAAGGCGACGAACACGTTGCACTACGGATCGAAGCAGGCGTCGGTGCTAGTGCTGCCGCTCCTGCCGGAATGA